A genomic segment from Lignipirellula cremea encodes:
- a CDS encoding DUF1501 domain-containing protein encodes MLNLFSPGDGRRFDRREMLKIGGLTVGGVGLPQLLAAQAQGASPRRGDGFGRAKNCIILYLSGGNPQHDMYDPKPDTPAEIRGEFSTIATSTPTVRFGEHCRQSAKIMDRLALVRSMYHDHSDHARGSYQMFTGTEYAGSVPDANSMSRQDMPHLGSVVAKLAPGQGPMFPFVLVPHRMDVAGGRRVGQFAGMLGSKFDPMLTAGNPNDDDFRLRHLPLQPNEQPAAFRRRLGLLEQLNGQTEYLQEQPAAQSLTQAQTKALEVISSKQVRQAVDLASIDPAQREFYGRNLFGQSVLLGRRLLEAGSRLVQCNWQRTQGINGFAWDTHWNNFSALKDDLIPPFDQAFYALITDLEKTGQLDETLVVQAAEFGRSPKVTLKNGGREHWPQVYTVAFAGAGICGGQVYGASDKQGAFPAESPVTPADFVATIYHFLGIDPKQETHDQLNRPFQLSKGSPIPLEVV; translated from the coding sequence ATGCTGAATTTATTTTCGCCTGGCGATGGCCGTCGTTTTGATCGCCGTGAGATGCTGAAGATTGGCGGCCTGACGGTCGGCGGCGTCGGCTTGCCCCAGTTGCTGGCGGCCCAGGCCCAGGGTGCATCGCCCCGGCGGGGCGATGGCTTCGGGCGGGCGAAAAACTGCATCATTTTGTATCTGTCCGGGGGCAACCCGCAGCACGACATGTACGACCCCAAGCCGGACACGCCGGCGGAAATCCGCGGCGAGTTCAGCACGATCGCCACCAGCACGCCGACGGTTCGCTTTGGCGAGCATTGCCGTCAGTCGGCTAAAATCATGGATCGCCTGGCGCTGGTCCGCTCCATGTACCACGACCACAGCGACCACGCTCGCGGCTCGTATCAAATGTTTACCGGCACGGAGTACGCGGGCAGCGTGCCCGACGCCAACTCCATGTCGCGGCAGGATATGCCGCATCTGGGCAGCGTTGTCGCCAAGCTGGCGCCAGGCCAGGGGCCGATGTTCCCCTTTGTGCTGGTGCCGCATCGGATGGATGTGGCCGGCGGTCGGCGCGTCGGCCAGTTCGCCGGCATGCTGGGATCCAAGTTCGACCCGATGCTGACGGCCGGCAATCCGAACGACGACGACTTCCGCCTGCGGCATCTGCCGCTGCAGCCGAACGAACAGCCGGCCGCCTTCCGTCGCCGCCTGGGGCTGCTGGAGCAGTTGAACGGGCAAACCGAATACCTGCAGGAACAACCGGCCGCCCAGTCGCTGACGCAGGCCCAAACCAAAGCACTGGAAGTGATCAGCTCGAAGCAGGTTCGCCAGGCGGTTGATCTGGCCTCGATCGATCCGGCGCAGCGTGAGTTCTACGGACGCAACCTGTTCGGCCAGTCTGTGTTGCTCGGTCGCCGCTTGCTGGAAGCCGGTTCGCGGCTGGTGCAGTGCAACTGGCAACGAACGCAGGGAATCAACGGCTTTGCGTGGGACACGCACTGGAACAATTTTTCGGCCTTGAAAGACGACCTGATCCCGCCGTTCGACCAGGCGTTCTATGCCCTGATCACGGACCTGGAAAAGACGGGCCAGCTGGACGAAACGCTGGTGGTTCAGGCGGCCGAGTTCGGTCGTTCGCCGAAAGTCACACTGAAGAACGGGGGCCGCGAACACTGGCCGCAGGTGTATACGGTGGCGTTCGCCGGGGCCGGCATTTGCGGCGGCCAGGTGTACGGCGCCTCGGACAAGCAGGGCGCCTTCCCGGCCGAAAGCCCCGTCACGCCGGCCGACTTCGTAGCGACGATATACCACTTCCTCGGCATCGACCCGAAGCAGGAAACGCACGACCAGCTGAACCGCCCCTTCCAGCTCAGCAAAGGCAGCCCGATCCCGCTGGAAGTCGTGTAA
- the feoB gene encoding ferrous iron transport protein B has product MSISNVTQAATVALLGNPNTGKSTLFNALSGIRQRVGNYPGVTVEKKTGSCTADGVKLSLIDLPGSYSLAPRSPDEMVAVDVLLGRRADTPQPDMVLCIIDASNLERNLYLVSQVLEVGLPMVIALNMIDVAEERGITIDIPALEKKIGVPVIPIQANRKQGLDGLRTALANAVGKTPAKYVSPFPEAFQQEVTALEKHLNQQATKPLPRYLAERLLLDVGGYVETFVSERFGRSALEEVTAARARLAEQGIPTPAVEAMSRYDWASKTLAGAVVRPKGRKVTFSDRIDAVLTHKVLGTIIFVSLMAVVFLSIFWFATPLMDSIDWLFGLLGEAVGANLAEGPLRSLLVDGVIGGVGGVIIFLPQILILFLFIAILEDCGYMARAAYLMDKLMSRVGLSGKSFIPLLSSFACAIPGVMAARVIENRRDRLVTILVAPLMSCSARLPVYALLIAAFIPDWRVQGLTMLAMYLVGIVAAVLVAWTLKSTILRGETPPFVMELPGYKIPSIATVLSRVADRGLAFLYRAGTLILAVSILVWLVSYFPRSAETEQSVRDAHAAQLAQLQAETEALRPAAEAAAKAEESKAEESKATPAKAADGEEAAATDPAILALQEKETQLAELESHIDGEVNGALLRESYLGQAGKWVEPIVRPLGWDWRIGCAAIASFPAREVIVGTLGVIYNLGDDNDEESAPLQQALKDAKWPDGRPVYTLPVALSIMVFFALCAQCGATLAVIKRETNSWGWPIFTFVYMTGLAYIAALATYQIGTLIMRA; this is encoded by the coding sequence ATGTCGATCAGCAACGTTACCCAGGCGGCGACCGTCGCTTTGCTGGGCAATCCCAACACAGGGAAAAGCACGCTCTTTAACGCTCTCTCCGGCATTCGTCAGCGCGTCGGGAATTACCCAGGCGTAACGGTCGAAAAAAAGACGGGCTCCTGCACGGCCGACGGCGTAAAGTTGTCGCTTATCGATCTGCCCGGCTCGTACAGTCTGGCGCCCCGGTCGCCTGATGAAATGGTGGCGGTCGATGTGCTGCTGGGCCGCCGGGCCGATACGCCGCAGCCCGACATGGTGCTGTGCATTATCGATGCCAGCAACCTGGAGCGGAACCTGTATCTGGTCAGCCAGGTGCTGGAAGTCGGCCTGCCCATGGTGATCGCCCTGAACATGATCGATGTGGCCGAAGAACGCGGCATTACGATCGATATCCCCGCCCTGGAGAAGAAAATCGGCGTGCCGGTGATCCCGATCCAGGCCAACCGGAAGCAGGGACTCGATGGGCTGAGAACGGCGCTGGCGAATGCCGTTGGCAAAACGCCTGCGAAGTACGTCAGCCCGTTTCCCGAAGCATTCCAGCAGGAAGTCACGGCGCTAGAGAAGCACCTCAACCAACAGGCGACCAAGCCGTTGCCGCGGTATCTGGCCGAGCGTTTGCTGCTGGATGTGGGCGGTTATGTGGAGACGTTCGTGTCGGAGCGGTTCGGCCGTTCTGCGCTGGAGGAAGTCACCGCCGCCCGGGCCCGCCTGGCGGAACAAGGCATTCCCACGCCGGCGGTCGAAGCGATGTCGCGTTACGACTGGGCGTCCAAAACGCTGGCCGGCGCCGTGGTGCGGCCCAAAGGCCGCAAGGTGACGTTCAGCGACCGGATCGATGCGGTGCTGACGCATAAGGTGCTGGGCACGATCATTTTTGTGTCGCTGATGGCCGTCGTCTTCCTGTCGATCTTCTGGTTCGCCACGCCATTGATGGACAGCATCGACTGGCTGTTCGGCCTGCTGGGCGAGGCGGTGGGAGCGAACCTCGCCGAAGGGCCGCTGCGCTCTCTGCTGGTCGATGGCGTCATCGGCGGCGTGGGCGGGGTGATCATCTTCCTGCCGCAAATCCTCATTCTGTTCCTGTTCATCGCCATCCTGGAAGACTGCGGCTACATGGCCAGGGCGGCCTACCTGATGGACAAGCTGATGTCCCGCGTGGGACTCAGCGGCAAGTCGTTTATCCCGCTGCTCTCCTCGTTCGCCTGCGCCATCCCGGGCGTGATGGCGGCCCGCGTGATTGAGAATCGGCGGGATCGCCTGGTCACGATCCTGGTCGCTCCGCTGATGAGTTGCTCTGCCCGGCTGCCGGTTTACGCGCTGCTGATTGCGGCCTTTATCCCTGACTGGCGCGTGCAAGGCTTGACGATGCTGGCCATGTATCTGGTCGGCATTGTGGCCGCCGTGCTGGTCGCCTGGACGCTGAAGTCGACGATCCTGCGGGGCGAAACGCCGCCGTTTGTGATGGAACTGCCGGGCTACAAGATCCCCTCGATCGCCACCGTGCTGTCGCGCGTGGCGGACCGCGGCCTGGCCTTTCTGTACCGGGCCGGCACGCTGATTCTGGCGGTCAGCATCCTGGTCTGGCTCGTCTCCTATTTCCCGCGTTCAGCGGAAACCGAGCAATCCGTCCGCGACGCCCATGCGGCCCAACTGGCCCAGCTCCAGGCCGAAACAGAAGCCCTGCGACCGGCCGCCGAAGCTGCCGCCAAAGCGGAAGAGAGCAAAGCGGAAGAGAGCAAAGCGACGCCTGCCAAGGCAGCGGACGGCGAGGAAGCGGCTGCGACCGATCCGGCGATCCTGGCGCTGCAAGAGAAAGAAACGCAGCTGGCCGAGCTGGAAAGCCACATCGATGGCGAAGTCAACGGCGCTCTGCTGCGGGAAAGTTACCTGGGGCAGGCCGGCAAATGGGTCGAGCCGATCGTCCGTCCGCTGGGCTGGGACTGGCGGATTGGATGTGCGGCGATCGCCTCTTTCCCGGCTCGCGAAGTGATCGTCGGCACGCTCGGCGTGATCTACAACCTGGGCGACGACAATGACGAAGAATCCGCCCCGCTGCAGCAAGCCTTGAAGGACGCCAAATGGCCCGACGGACGGCCCGTCTACACGCTGCCGGTCGCCTTATCGATCATGGTCTTCTTCGCCCTCTGCGCCCAATGCGGCGCCACGCTGGCCGTCATCAAACGAGAAACCAACAGCTGGGGCTGGCCCATCTTCACCTTCGTCTACATGACCGGCCTGGCCTACATCGCCGCCCTGGCGACGTATCAAATCGGCACGCTCATCATGAGGGCGTGA